Proteins from a genomic interval of Sugiyamaella lignohabitans strain CBS 10342 chromosome C, complete sequence:
- the JLP1 gene encoding Jlp1p (Fe(II)-dependent sulfonate/alpha-ketoglutarate dioxygenase; involved in sulfonate catabolism for use as a sulfur source; contains sequence that resembles a J domain (typified by the E. coli DnaJ protein); induced by sulphur starvation; GO_component: GO:0005575 - cellular_component [Evidence ND]; GO_function: GO:0051213 - dioxygenase activity [Evidence IEA]; GO_function: GO:0046872 - metal ion binding [Evidence IEA]; GO_function: GO:0016491 - oxidoreductase activity [Evidence IEA,IEA]; GO_function: GO:0000907 - sulfonate dioxygenase activity [Evidence IDA] [PMID 10482536]; GO_process: GO:0046306 - alkanesulfonate catabolic process [Evidence IEA]; GO_process: GO:0055114 - oxidation-reduction process [Evidence IEA,IEA]; GO_process: GO:0044273 - sulfur compound catabolic process [Evidence IMP] [PMID 10482536]), with translation MTSLASRIQSIAASTYAGTNAKQEEIKKTLRFPQYAPGWDPKEKFPPYEVIEFEDKGLKADPELKNLFPNGLPNSHAEQRASTSEKIVKYGYSVSDLTPKFGSEVRGIQLSQLSDEAKNDLARYVAERGVVAFRNQDFRELPIPQALKWAEYFGRQHIHPTSGSPEGYPEVHLVHRAPGNTSYQDFYAQNISSIAWHSDVTYELQPPGTTILGILELPPTGGDTLFADTEEIYNRLSPAFKSRLNGLRAVHSAHEQAQQSAARGGVVRREPITTSHPITRTHPVTKRKSLFVNHQFTRYIEGFKSEESEYLLNFLYDIIGKSVDTHVRVKWEDGDIILWDNRRTAHSALLDFEHHQRHAFRYTPQAEVPQE, from the coding sequence ATGACGTCGCTGGCTTCGAGAATTCAATCTATTGCTGCATCCACCTATGCTGGTACAAATGCcaaacaagaagagattAAAAAAACTCTGAGATTCCCTCAATATGCTCCTGGCTGGGatccaaaagaaaaatttcCACCTTACGAGGTTATTGAATTCGAAGACAAGGGTCTTAAGGCAGACCCTGAACTCAAGAATCTGTTCCCAAACGGACTACCAAACTCCCATGCTGAGCAGAGAGCGTCCACCTCGGAGAAGATTGTAAAATATGGCTACTCAGTATCTGACTTGACTCCGAAATTTGGCTCTGAAGTTCGTGGTATTCAACTGTCTCAATTAAGTGATGAAGCAAAGAATGATCTAGCTAGATATGTCGCTGAGAGAGGAGTCGTTGCATTCAGAAACCAGGACTTCCGAGAATTGCCTATTCCCCAAGCTTTGAAATGGGCAGAGTACTTTGGCAGACAACATATCCATCCAACGTCTGGATCACCCGAAGGATATCCAGAAGTCCATCTCGTCCATCGTGCACCTGGAAATACTTCATACCAAGATTTCTATGCTCAGAATATTTCGTCGATTGCATGGCATTCTGACGTTACTTATGAACTTCAGCCTCCTGGTACAACCATCTTGGGTATTCTGGAATTACCTCCTACCGGTGGTGACACCTTGTTTGCTGACACTGAAGAGATTTATAATAGATTATCTCCTGCTTTTAAGTCCAGGTTAAACGGTTTAAGGGCTGTTCATTCTGCTCACGAACAAGCTCAGCAGTCTGCTGCAAGAGGTGGAGTGGTAAGAAGAGAACCCATAACCACCTCTCATCCAATAACTCGAACTCACCCAGTTACTAAGCGAAAGAGTTTATTTGTTAATCATCAATTTACAAGGTACATTGAGGGCTTCAAATCAGAAGAATCTGAGTATTTATTGAACTTTCTATATGATATCATTGGCAAGAGTGTTGATACTCATGTGAGAGTAAAGTGGGAAGATGGAGATATTATTCTATGGGACAATCGTCGAACTGCCCATTCAGCTCTTCTGGACTTTGAGCACCACCAGCGTCATGCTTTCAGGTACACTCCTCAAGCAGAAGTCCCACAAGAGTAG
- the AMS1 gene encoding Ams1p (Vacuolar alpha mannosidase; involved in free oligosaccharide (fOS) degradation; delivered to the vacuole in a novel pathway separate from the secretory pathway; GO_component: GO:0000329 - fungal-type vacuole membrane [Evidence IDA] [PMID 3281936]; GO_component: GO:0005773 - vacuole [Evidence IEA,IEA]; GO_function: GO:0004559 - alpha-mannosidase activity [Evidence IEA,IEA]; GO_function: GO:0004559 - alpha-mannosidase activity [Evidence ISS] [PMID 2675832]; GO_function: GO:0004559 - alpha-mannosidase activity [Evidence IDA] [PMID 3281936]; GO_function: GO:0030246 - carbohydrate binding [Evidence IEA]; GO_function: GO:0003824 - catalytic activity [Evidence IEA]; GO_function: GO:0016787 - hydrolase activity [Evidence IEA]; GO_function: GO:0016798 - hydrolase activity, acting on glycosyl bonds [Evidence IEA]; GO_function: GO:0004553 - hydrolase activity, hydrolyzing O-glycosyl compounds [Evidence IEA]; GO_function: GO:0015923 - mannosidase activity [Evidence IEA]; GO_function: GO:0046872 - metal ion binding [Evidence IEA]; GO_function: GO:0008270 - zinc ion binding [Evidence IEA]; GO_process: GO:0005975 - carbohydrate metabolic process [Evidence IEA]; GO_process: GO:0044262 - cellular carbohydrate metabolic process [Evidence ISS] [PMID 2675832]; GO_process: GO:0006013 - mannose metabolic process [Evidence IEA]; GO_process: GO:0008152 - metabolic process [Evidence IEA]; GO_process: GO:0009313 - oligosaccharide catabolic process [Evidence IMP] [PMID 12723970]) produces the protein MSDQYARFNNKPVPVKIPKLYDGRIRQFTDRGGDYHDLNLPHFYDRARNDGTDYVKLEVYDVPKLQRPHFKDAIADAKWRKTSKGNSFGPSWSTHWFRINIRIPSDWKYAEQVLFEWNCGNEGLIYTNEGNAVVGLSGQERREWIIPKDWQLDGKWHQFYIETSCNEMSGNNSPPDPNRYFRLDTADIVFPNLEARALNIDFWIIGDASREFPGDSWQKHKARDVLNRIIDVFDRNNPDESIKKGREIAREYIGSEVDSSQVYKTANKAPVYGIGNCHIDTAWLWPFAETHRKVGRSWATQLNLIERYPEYTFTASQVQQFKWLSEDYPDVFARVKEAVKGGRFIPIGGSWVECDTNMPSGEAMLRQFLLGQRFFQHHFGFRTKTYWLPDTFGYSPQIPQFCRLVGIDRFLTQKLSWNSINSFPHSTFNWVALDGSQVVAHMPPDNTYTAQAHFGDVSRSLRQHKNLDVDQHGMLLFGHGDGGGGPTSEMLEKLRRCRGLSDTVDLLPRVQLGKTVDEFYDDILASTDNGNKLVTWVGELYFEFHRGTYTTQAAIKKGNRVSEVIMHDVEFLATLASLKNKDYKYPTKDIDELWENVCLNQFHDVLPGSGIEMIYEDARAIYQHIAEQGEKLAKEALDALNISTHYIPGHSLGALNTLPWGRSQVIEVPTEKIPREVQASSSFISQANGDKLLVQVQAEGSGVALPTTVSSSIPHATAKEIRKGVFVLENGKLRATIENGVLTSVWDQDAQREIIPKGATGNQFVIFEDQCLSFPAWETELYSLDSRKELSAGTVRISQKGPLRAAVEIENVISEQSRIKTTISLDAYQKPTKESEGAFPDISYLEFSCEVEWHETYKFLKVEFPVDVHSDVATYETSYGAHKRPTHFNTTWEVAKFEVPAHKWADLSDYSYGVSLINDCKYGYAIHGNVMRLSLLRAPKSPDAHADMGSHQFRYALLPHRGGVNPDVVRAAYNFNHPLEIVYLPNSNPADIDGYDSMVIDTVPEPKGDEVLRSFTLDGDKSLIMSAVKRFEDDEDVSRGLLPVRGASGRKSVIIRVYESLGGRARAYLNSKQSIARVFKTNALEDDEEALDILSGVDGDKVPIELRAFEIATFRIELA, from the coding sequence ATGTCCGACCAATACGCTAGGTTTAACAATAAACCAGTGCCGGTCAAGATACCTAAACTCTACGATGGCCGTATTCGCCAATTTACCGACCGTGGTGGTGACTACCATGACTTGAATCTTCCTCATTTCTATGATCGGGCTAGAAATGATGGCACTGACTATGTCAAACTGGAGGTGTACGATGTACCAAAGTTGCAACGTCCTCATTTCAAAGATGCAATTGCCGATGCTAAATGGCGCAAGACTTCTAAAGGTAATTCGTTTGGTCCTTCTTGGAGTACTCATTGGTTCAGAATTAACATTCGTATCCCCAGTGACTGGAAATATGCTGAACAAGTCCTCTTTGAGTGGAATTGTGGTAATGAAGGTCTCATTTATACTAATGAGGGCAATGCGGTTGTTGGATTGAGTGGACAGGAACGACGAGAGTGGATTATTCCAAAAGATTGGCAATTGGATGGCAAGTGGCATCAATTTTATATTGAAACCAGTTGTAATGAAATGAGCGGTAATAATAGCCCACCGGACCCTAACAGATACTTCCGTCTGGATACTGCGGATATTGTTTTCCCTAACTTGGAGGCAAGAGCCTTGAATATTGATTTCTGGATTATTGGCGATGCCAGTAGAGAGTTTCCTGGAGACTCGTGGCAAAAACACAAGGCAAGGGATGTTCTTAATAGAATTATTGATGTTTTTGATCGTAACAATCCTGATGAGTCTATCAAAAAGGGTCGTGAAATTGCTAGAGAGTATATTGGCAGTGAGGTGGATTCTTCTCAGGTCTACAAGACAGCTAATAAAGCACCTGTTTATGGTATTGGAAATTGTCATATTGACACTGCTTGGCTTTGGCCATTTGCTGAGACCCACCGAAAGGTTGGTCGATCTTGGGCTACTCAATTGAATCTTATTGAAAGATATCCTGAGTATACATTCACAGCTTCGCAGGTTCAACAGTTTAAATGGTTGTCAGAAGATTACCCCGATGTATTTGCCCGAGTCAAGGAAGCCGTCAAAGGCGGTAGATTCATCCCCATTGGTGGCTCGTGGGTTGAATGTGACACAAACATGCCCAGTGGAGAAGCAATGCTTCGGCAATTCCTTCTGGGTCAACGATTTTTCCAGCACCATTTTGGTTTCAGAACCAAGACGTACTGGTTACCTGATACATTTGGATACTCACCTCAGATTCCTCAGTTTTGTAGACTGGTTGGCATTGACCGTTTCTTGACTCAGAAGCTCAGTTGGAacagtatcaacagcttcCCCCATTCAACTTTTAACTGGGTGGCCCTTGATGGATCACAAGTAGTGGCTCATATGCCACCTGATAATACTTACACCGCACAAGCGCATTTTGGAGATGTTTCAAGGTCTTTGCGTCAGCATAAGAACCTTGATGTTGACCAGCATGGAATGTTGCTTTTTGGCCATGGTGATGGTGGCGGTGGTCCAACCTCTGAAATGCTGGAAAAGCTTCGTAGATGTCGTGGCTTGTCTGATACTGTTGACTTGCTTCCAAGAGTCCAACTTGGTAAGACTGTAGATGAGTTCTACGATGATATCCTTGCTAGCACTGATAATGGAAACAAACTTGTCACCTGGGTTGGCGAGCTTTACTTTGAGTTCCACAGAGGTACTTATACTACCCAAGCAGCTATCAAGAAGGGCAATCGTGTGTCTGAGGTTATCATGCACGATGTTGAGTTCTTGGCTACATTGGCATCGCTTAAGAATAAGGACTACAAGTACCCCACAAAAGATATTGACGAGCTTTGGGAAAATGTCTGTTTGAACCAGTTCCATGACGTCCTTCCAGGTTCTGGCATTGAAATGATTTATGAGGATGCTCGGGCTATTTATCAACATATTGCTGAGCAAGGAGAGAAACTCGCAAAGGAAGCTCTTGATGCATTGAATATCTCTACTCACTATATTCCAGGACATTCCTTGGGCGCTCTGAACACACTTCCATGGGGAAGAAGCCAAGTCATTGAAGTTCCTACTGAGAAGATTCCTCGTGAGGTCCAGGCTTCTTCTAGTTTTATTTCACAGGCAAATGGAGACAAGCTTCTTGTCCAAGTTCAGGCCGAGGGTAGTGGAGTTGCTCTACCCACTACagtgtcttcttcaattccCCATGCAACTGCAAAGGAGATCAGAAAGGGTGTCTTTGTTCTAGAGAATGGCAAACTCCGTGCAACTATTGAGAATGGAGTTCTGACTAGCGTTTGGGACCAAGACGCCCAGAGAGAAATTATTCCTAAAGGAGCTACTGGTAACCAGTTTGTCATTTTTGAGGATCAATGTCTCAGTTTCCCTGCTTGGGAGACTGAATTATACTCATTGGATTCGAGAAAAGAGCTTTCTGCTGGTACTGTAAGAATCAGTCAGAAGGGACCTCTgcgagctgctgttgaaattgaaaatgtcATTAGCGAGCAAAGCCGTATCAAGACCACCATTTCTTTAGATGCTTACCAGAAACCAACCAAAGAATCAGAAGGGGCATTCCCAGACATCTCGTATCTGGAATTTTCTTGTGAAGTTGAATGGCATGAAACTTATAAATTCTTAAAGGTCGAATTCCCTGTTGACGTGCACAGCGATGTGGCGACCTATGAAACATCTTATGGTGCTCACAAGCGACCCACACACTTTAACACTACTTGGGAAGTTGCTAAATTTGAGGTTCCTGCTCATAAATGGGCCGATCTAAGTGATTACTCTTATGGAGTGAGTTTGATTAACGACTGCAAGTATGGATATGCAATTCACGGCAATGTCATGAGACTATCGCTTTTGAGAGCACCAAAGTCTCCTGATGCTCATGCTGATATGGGATCCCATCAATTCAGGTACGCCTTGTTGCCTCACCGAGGAGGTGTTAATCCTGATGTGGTCAGAGCTGCTTACAACTTTAACCATCCTTTGGAGATTGTATACTTACCTAACAGCAATCCAGCTGATATCGACGGTTATGATAGCATGGTAATTGATACTGTTCCCGAACCAAAGGGTGATGAGGTGCTACGTAGTTTCACTTTAGACGGTGACAAGAGCCTTATTATGAGCGCGGTCAAGCGATtcgaagatgacgaagatgtcTCACGTGGTTTGTTGCCAGTAAGAGGTGCATCAGGCCGAAAGAGTGTTATTATTCGTGTATACGAATCACTGGGTGGAAGAGCTAGAGCTTATCTCAACAGTAAGCAGTCGATTGCTCGAGTATTCAAAACCAATGCTcttgaagacgatgaagaagctctCGATATTCTAAGTGGAGTTGATGGCGATAAAGTACCTATTGAACTTCGTGCTTTTGAAATTGCCACTTTTAGAATTGAGCttgcttga
- the FCY1 gene encoding cytosine deaminase (Cytosine deaminase; zinc metalloenzyme that catalyzes the hydrolytic deamination of cytosine to uracil; of biomedical interest because it also catalyzes the deamination of 5-fluorocytosine (5FC) to form anticancer drug 5-fluorouracil (5FU); GO_component: GO:0005737 - cytoplasm [Evidence IDA] [PMID 14562095]; GO_component: GO:0005634 - nucleus [Evidence IDA] [PMID 14562095]; GO_function: GO:0003824 - catalytic activity [Evidence IEA]; GO_function: GO:0004131 - cytosine deaminase activity [Evidence IEA]; GO_function: GO:0004131 - cytosine deaminase activity [Evidence IDA] [PMID 15535715]; GO_function: GO:0004131 - cytosine deaminase activity [Evidence IDA] [PMID 9000374]; GO_function: GO:0016787 - hydrolase activity [Evidence IEA,IEA]; GO_function: GO:0046872 - metal ion binding [Evidence IEA]; GO_function: GO:0008270 - zinc ion binding [Evidence IEA]; GO_process: GO:0044206 - UMP salvage [Evidence IEA]; GO_process: GO:0046087 - cytidine metabolic process [Evidence IMP] [PMID 10501935]; GO_process: GO:0019858 - cytosine metabolic process [Evidence IMP] [PMID 9000374]; GO_process: GO:0008655 - pyrimidine-containing compound salvage [Evidence IMP] [PMID 9000374]), whose protein sequence is MQKGSPILHGEMDALENAGRLKGEVYKGATMYTTLSPCHMCTGACLMYGIKRVVMGENETFIGGEDLLRSKGVEVINIKSGQCKRMMDKFIKKAPKEWFEDIGEVEDDNEGEKEADIPEDLDSEGSEAEN, encoded by the coding sequence ATGCAAAAAGGATCTCCTATTCTCCATGGCGAGATGGATGCATTGGAGAATGCTGGTCGTCTGAAAGGAGAAGTGTACAAGGGTGCTACTATGTACACTACGTTAAGTCCTTGTCATATGTGTACCGGTGCCTGTTTAATGTATGGTATCAAGAGAGTCGTTATGGGCGAGAATGAGACATTTATTGGAGGAGAAGATCTCTTGAGATCCAAGGGAGTAGAagtcatcaacatcaaatcTGGCCAGTGCAAGAGAATGATGGATAAGTTCATCAAAAAGGCACCTAAAGAGTGGTTCGAGGATATTGGAGAGGTCGAAGACGACAACGAGGGTGAAAAGGAAGCAGATATTCCCGAGGATCTGGATTCTGAAGGATCAGAGGCTGAAAACTAA